In Leisingera sp. NJS204, the following are encoded in one genomic region:
- a CDS encoding ABC transporter permease yields MFSYCTDPSTLEGLSWLSCYLTTGKHLNLYISVFVVLTLLAITAPVALMFGFGAASAARSKFLPLRWFGMGYTSIVRGVPDIAFFLFFVIALDQAFEWMRHKVKCPEWDEPVRQGIDFVVCDAAKLPLSTAPQWVHETYGFFLAVLTFSIVFGAFAANVLFGAMRAVPRAQIETAEAYGMTSRQAFWRILVPQMWVYALPGLSNLWMVLIKATPLLFLLGVEDIVYWARELGGTKTARFTDYPHPNWHVWYFAALLVFYLCFTKLSEVALDRIMKRLTKGQATAAGEAQRKAAA; encoded by the coding sequence ATGTTTTCCTATTGCACGGACCCATCGACGCTTGAGGGGTTGAGCTGGCTCAGCTGCTACCTGACCACCGGCAAGCATTTGAACCTATATATCTCGGTCTTTGTGGTCCTGACCCTGCTGGCCATTACCGCCCCGGTTGCGCTGATGTTCGGATTTGGCGCTGCCAGTGCCGCCCGTTCCAAATTCCTGCCGCTGCGCTGGTTCGGCATGGGCTATACCAGCATTGTACGCGGCGTGCCCGATATTGCCTTCTTCCTGTTCTTCGTTATCGCGCTGGATCAGGCGTTCGAGTGGATGCGCCACAAGGTGAAATGCCCGGAGTGGGACGAACCAGTCCGGCAGGGTATCGACTTTGTGGTCTGCGACGCGGCGAAACTGCCGCTGTCCACCGCGCCGCAATGGGTGCATGAAACCTACGGCTTCTTTCTGGCGGTTCTGACCTTCTCGATCGTGTTTGGCGCCTTTGCTGCCAACGTCCTGTTTGGCGCCATGCGCGCCGTGCCGCGGGCGCAGATCGAAACCGCCGAGGCCTATGGCATGACCAGCCGACAGGCCTTCTGGCGCATTCTGGTGCCGCAGATGTGGGTCTATGCGCTGCCGGGCCTGTCAAACCTGTGGATGGTGCTGATCAAGGCTACGCCGCTTTTGTTCCTGCTGGGGGTCGAGGACATCGTTTATTGGGCGCGGGAGCTGGGCGGCACCAAGACCGCCAGGTTCACCGACTACCCGCATCCGAACTGGCATGTCTGGTATTTTGCTGCGCTGCTGGTGTTCTACCTGTGCTTTACCAAACTGTCCGAAGTCGCCTTGGACCGGATCATGAAGCGTCTGACCAAGGGCCAGGCAACCGCAGCAGGCGAAGCACAAAGAAAGGCCGCGGCATGA
- a CDS encoding glutamine synthetase family protein produces the protein MDLSGLKTIRIAACDMNGQMRGKRLPAGMAAKLDSGAARMPISTLNVDLWGRDVEDNPLVFETGDADGVMLPTERGAVPMPWLKSASALVPMAMYWEDGTAFLGDPRHVLADVLSRYAARGWSVVAATEMEFSLLDDSGPRPAPPIDPQTGRELDQQSVLSVAELDAFDDFFTDLYDGAEAMGIPAQSAISEAGLGQFEINLNHQEAMRAADDAWLFKALVKGLARKHGFAATFMAKPYAEEAGNGMHVHFSVEDQDGSNVFDDGGEKGSDLLMHAVAGCLAAMPASSLIFAPHGNSYDRLVPGAHAPVSAAWAYENRTAAIRIPGGSHKARRIEHRVAGGDINPYLMLATVLGSALAGIEDQMQPPAPSEGNIYEIQGLPQLAADWETAINWFETDPLIARVLPELAIRNLVMTKRQELIGFAERPRESHWLSWLEAV, from the coding sequence ATGGACCTGTCCGGACTGAAGACCATACGCATTGCCGCCTGTGACATGAACGGCCAGATGCGCGGTAAGCGCCTGCCTGCGGGCATGGCCGCCAAGCTTGACAGCGGCGCGGCACGGATGCCGATCTCCACCCTCAATGTCGATCTCTGGGGCCGCGATGTGGAAGACAATCCGCTGGTGTTTGAAACCGGTGACGCCGATGGGGTGATGCTGCCGACTGAACGCGGCGCCGTTCCGATGCCCTGGCTCAAAAGCGCCTCGGCGCTGGTGCCGATGGCGATGTACTGGGAAGATGGCACTGCCTTCCTTGGCGATCCCCGGCATGTGCTGGCTGATGTGCTGTCGCGCTATGCGGCACGCGGCTGGAGCGTTGTGGCCGCCACTGAGATGGAGTTCAGCCTGCTGGATGACAGCGGCCCCCGCCCTGCCCCGCCAATCGACCCGCAGACCGGCCGTGAGCTGGATCAGCAGTCGGTGCTGTCGGTGGCAGAGCTGGACGCGTTCGACGACTTCTTCACGGATCTTTATGACGGCGCTGAGGCCATGGGCATACCTGCCCAATCGGCAATTTCCGAGGCGGGCCTGGGCCAGTTTGAGATCAACCTGAACCACCAGGAGGCGATGCGGGCTGCAGATGATGCCTGGCTGTTCAAGGCGTTGGTAAAAGGGCTTGCACGCAAACACGGCTTTGCCGCGACCTTCATGGCAAAGCCTTATGCTGAAGAAGCCGGCAATGGTATGCATGTGCATTTCTCGGTCGAGGATCAGGACGGCAGCAACGTCTTTGACGACGGCGGCGAAAAGGGTTCGGACCTGCTGATGCACGCGGTGGCGGGCTGTCTGGCGGCGATGCCCGCCAGCTCGCTGATCTTTGCCCCGCACGGTAATTCATATGACCGGCTGGTGCCTGGCGCCCATGCGCCCGTCAGCGCCGCCTGGGCCTACGAGAACCGCACCGCCGCCATCCGCATCCCCGGCGGCAGCCACAAGGCACGCCGCATCGAACACCGCGTCGCCGGCGGCGACATCAACCCTTATCTGATGCTCGCAACCGTGCTTGGCTCTGCCCTGGCCGGGATCGAAGATCAGATGCAGCCGCCCGCTCCGTCCGAGGGCAACATCTACGAGATCCAAGGCCTGCCGCAGCTGGCCGCCGACTGGGAGACCGCGATCAACTGGTTTGAGACCGACCCGCTGATCGCCCGTGTGCTGCCGGAACTTGCCATCCGGAACCTGGTGATGACCAAACGGCAAGAGCTGATAGGCTTTGCCGAGCGCCCCCGGGAGAGCCATTGGCTGTCCTGGCTGGAAGCGGTATAG
- a CDS encoding ABC transporter ATP-binding protein, which yields MTDTSPVLQIRGLHKSYGELEVIKGVDITAHKGDVVSLIGSSGSGKSTLLRCCNLLEDSQQGEIRFKDEPITWSGQGLNRRPADAKQVLRIRTNLSMVFQQFNLWAHMTILQNVMEAPVTVLGRDRSEVEEKARHYLAKVGIGDKCDVYPAQLSGGQQQRAAIARGLCMEPEALLFDEPTSALDPELEQEVVKVIKDLAAEGRTMLIVTHDMNMAADVSSHIVFLHQGLIEEEGSPDELFGNTRSPRLRAFLSSTRHGQ from the coding sequence TTGACCGATACTTCGCCCGTTCTGCAAATCCGCGGCCTGCATAAATCCTATGGCGAGCTGGAAGTGATCAAAGGCGTTGATATCACCGCCCACAAGGGCGACGTGGTCTCGCTGATCGGGTCTTCGGGATCAGGCAAGTCTACCCTGCTGCGCTGCTGCAACCTGCTGGAAGACAGCCAGCAAGGCGAAATCCGGTTCAAGGATGAGCCGATCACCTGGTCCGGCCAGGGATTGAACCGCCGCCCGGCGGACGCCAAACAGGTTCTGCGCATCCGAACCAATCTGTCGATGGTGTTCCAGCAATTCAACCTGTGGGCCCATATGACCATCCTGCAGAATGTGATGGAGGCGCCGGTCACAGTGCTGGGCCGCGACCGTTCTGAGGTCGAAGAAAAAGCCCGCCACTATCTGGCCAAGGTCGGCATCGGCGACAAATGCGATGTCTACCCGGCGCAGCTGTCGGGCGGCCAGCAGCAGCGCGCTGCCATCGCCCGGGGCCTGTGCATGGAACCCGAAGCACTGCTGTTCGACGAGCCCACCTCTGCGCTCGATCCCGAGCTGGAGCAGGAAGTCGTCAAGGTGATCAAGGACCTCGCCGCCGAGGGCCGCACCATGCTGATCGTGACCCATGACATGAACATGGCGGCGGATGTTTCCAGCCACATCGTGTTCCTGCACCAGGGGCTGATCGAAGAAGAAGGTTCGCCGGACGAATTGTTCGGCAACACCCGCTCACCGCGGCTGAGGGCGTTCCTGTCCTCGACCCGGCACGGCCAATAA
- a CDS encoding transporter substrate-binding domain-containing protein, which yields MKSLILGTAALALTAGMGLADTVRLGTEGAYAPWNFVNDAGEIDGFERELGDELCKRAELTCEWVKNDWDSIIPNLVSGNYDTIIAGMSITDERDEVIDFTQPYTPPDPSAYVAQSADVDLTSGVIAAQATTIQAAFVAEQGWTLVEFATPEETVAAVRNGEADAVLADKSFLDTVVGDDLVMLEKSEALGGGVGMGFRESDAELRGTFDAAIQTMKDDGTLNELIAKWEVSSQW from the coding sequence ATGAAATCATTGATCCTTGGCACCGCCGCCCTGGCGCTGACCGCAGGCATGGGCCTGGCGGACACCGTGCGCCTGGGCACCGAGGGTGCCTATGCACCGTGGAACTTCGTCAATGACGCGGGCGAGATCGACGGCTTTGAGCGCGAGCTGGGCGATGAGCTGTGCAAGCGTGCCGAACTGACCTGCGAATGGGTTAAAAACGACTGGGATTCGATCATTCCGAACCTGGTTTCCGGCAACTACGACACCATCATCGCCGGTATGTCGATCACCGACGAGCGCGACGAAGTCATTGATTTCACACAGCCCTACACGCCGCCGGATCCGTCCGCTTATGTGGCCCAGTCGGCAGACGTTGACCTGACAAGCGGCGTGATTGCGGCCCAGGCGACCACCATTCAGGCCGCCTTTGTTGCCGAGCAGGGCTGGACCCTGGTTGAATTCGCCACCCCGGAAGAAACTGTCGCAGCCGTGCGCAACGGTGAAGCTGACGCGGTTCTGGCTGACAAAAGCTTCCTCGACACGGTTGTGGGCGACGATCTGGTGATGCTGGAGAAATCCGAAGCACTGGGCGGCGGCGTTGGCATGGGCTTCCGTGAATCCGACGCCGAGCTGCGCGGCACCTTCGACGCGGCGATCCAGACCATGAAAGACGACGGCACGCTGAACGAACTGATCGCCAAATGGGAAGTTTCCTCCCAGTGGTAA
- a CDS encoding TerB family tellurite resistance protein has protein sequence MFKELLQRLLDPAPAPLDDEGARLALTALLVRIARSDHNYSEVEKDRIDRILCTRYRLDTGGALILREQAEAMEAEAPDTVRFTRAIKDAVAYEDRTGVIEALWQVALADGHRDANEDALLRLSASLLGVSDVDSAMARKRAEAGL, from the coding sequence ATGTTCAAGGAACTCCTGCAGCGATTGCTGGACCCTGCGCCCGCGCCGCTGGATGATGAGGGCGCGCGGCTTGCCCTGACCGCCTTGCTGGTTCGGATTGCCCGCTCGGACCACAATTATTCCGAGGTGGAAAAGGACCGGATCGACCGGATCCTGTGCACCCGCTACCGCCTGGACACCGGCGGGGCTCTGATACTGCGCGAACAGGCTGAAGCGATGGAGGCCGAGGCGCCTGACACTGTGCGCTTCACCCGCGCGATCAAGGACGCCGTGGCTTATGAGGACCGCACGGGTGTGATTGAAGCGCTGTGGCAGGTGGCCCTGGCCGATGGCCACCGCGATGCAAATGAAGATGCTCTGCTGCGGCTGTCCGCCAGTCTGCTGGGAGTTTCGGATGTGGACAGCGCAATGGCGCGCAAACGGGCAGAGGCTGGTTTATGA
- a CDS encoding TerB family tellurite resistance protein produces the protein MLKKFFQAFRPTERPGLPDPDAELALGALLVRVAQSDRDYQLEEISLIDRILARLYQHNAIEAAKVRATCEKLHAAAPETDTFGRLIRETTGLEERLAAMDALWEVVLADGNEHAGEVTIVEEARKAMGLSYADSQKARARAVGKFSGTVEET, from the coding sequence CTGCTTAAGAAATTCTTCCAAGCGTTCCGCCCGACTGAGCGCCCGGGATTGCCGGACCCGGATGCCGAATTGGCACTGGGTGCCCTGCTGGTGCGGGTGGCGCAGTCCGACCGCGATTATCAGCTGGAGGAAATCAGCCTGATCGACCGGATCCTTGCCCGGCTCTACCAGCACAACGCAATCGAGGCCGCCAAGGTGCGCGCCACCTGCGAAAAGCTGCATGCCGCGGCGCCGGAAACCGACACCTTCGGGCGGCTGATCCGCGAGACCACCGGGCTGGAGGAACGGCTCGCCGCGATGGACGCGCTGTGGGAAGTGGTGCTGGCCGACGGCAACGAGCACGCGGGCGAAGTCACCATCGTCGAAGAAGCCCGCAAAGCGATGGGGCTGTCTTATGCCGACAGCCAGAAAGCCCGCGCCCGCGCGGTCGGGAAATTCAGCGGCACAGTGGAGGAAACCTGA
- a CDS encoding phosphate/phosphite/phosphonate ABC transporter substrate-binding protein — protein MIAHLGMYDRPETAAANDRFWALIRAQLGHGPEQLTRGADFWEVWKSPELLLSQTCGCPYRTRLYGEVELAGTPDYGLPGCRPGYYNSVFIARSTDAGRPLSAFSGRRFAFNEGLSQSGWAAPMVHLHDRSILPGALLETGGHSLSAQAVAEGRADFAALDALTWELVKTHDGFAEGLTEIERTEPTPTLPYITALNQDPQPLFTAIEAAIRALDEDTKTLLHLKGLVQFAPSDYLAVPTPPGPVLTEQRIRAA, from the coding sequence ATGATTGCTCATCTTGGAATGTACGACCGTCCGGAAACGGCTGCGGCCAACGACCGGTTCTGGGCATTGATCCGCGCGCAACTGGGCCACGGGCCGGAACAGCTGACCCGTGGCGCCGATTTCTGGGAGGTCTGGAAATCGCCGGAGCTGCTGCTGTCACAGACCTGCGGCTGCCCGTACCGCACCCGGCTATATGGCGAGGTGGAGCTGGCGGGTACCCCGGACTACGGCCTGCCGGGCTGCCGGCCAGGCTATTACAACAGCGTCTTTATTGCCCGCAGCACGGACGCGGGTCGGCCGCTGTCTGCCTTTTCCGGGCGCCGCTTTGCTTTTAATGAAGGGCTGTCGCAATCCGGCTGGGCCGCACCGATGGTTCATCTGCACGACCGCAGCATCCTGCCAGGTGCGCTGCTGGAGACCGGCGGCCACAGCCTGTCGGCGCAAGCCGTTGCCGAGGGCCGGGCCGATTTTGCGGCCCTGGACGCGCTGACCTGGGAATTGGTCAAGACGCACGACGGGTTCGCCGAAGGGCTGACCGAAATTGAACGCACTGAGCCAACCCCGACCCTGCCCTACATCACCGCCCTGAACCAGGACCCGCAGCCGCTGTTTACTGCCATCGAAGCTGCAATCCGCGCGCTGGACGAAGACACCAAGACACTGTTGCATCTGAAAGGGCTGGTGCAGTTTGCTCCCAGCGACTACCTGGCGGTGCCGACACCGCCCGGCCCCGTGCTGACCGAACAGCGCATCCGTGCTGCGTAA
- a CDS encoding ABC transporter permease, which produces MSCVETIQAYAFRSLGFGERLLPKGEYTLCEHFTLIGSGMIWNIYFGIIALMTGFFLAVALAVGKSSPNPLFRKPAEWFIFVFRGSPLFIQFFFAYACFLSLKSVSSFFDPFTSAWLGALVVLFFNTAAYSGEIFYGALLSIPKGDIEAADAYGMTGWTRFRRITFPTMMRLAWPAYTNEAIFLFHATTLVFFSGFPAWQQKGDALYYASYFADKTFNPFVPYPILAFYFILLTLVVISVFGFVNKQLNRHLPQERRSRTRLKINLIR; this is translated from the coding sequence ATGAGTTGCGTTGAAACCATCCAGGCCTATGCCTTCCGTTCCCTGGGCTTTGGCGAACGGCTGCTGCCCAAGGGCGAATACACCCTGTGCGAGCACTTCACCCTGATCGGCTCCGGCATGATCTGGAATATCTATTTCGGCATCATTGCCCTGATGACCGGCTTTTTCCTGGCGGTGGCCCTGGCAGTTGGAAAATCCAGCCCCAACCCGCTGTTCCGCAAGCCGGCCGAGTGGTTCATCTTCGTGTTCCGCGGCAGCCCGCTGTTCATCCAGTTCTTCTTTGCCTACGCCTGCTTTCTCAGCCTTAAAAGCGTTTCCAGCTTCTTTGATCCGTTCACCTCGGCCTGGCTGGGCGCGCTGGTTGTGCTGTTCTTCAACACCGCGGCTTATTCGGGCGAGATCTTCTATGGCGCGCTTTTGTCGATCCCCAAGGGCGATATCGAGGCTGCGGACGCCTATGGCATGACCGGCTGGACCCGGTTCCGCCGCATCACCTTCCCGACCATGATGCGGCTGGCCTGGCCTGCCTACACCAACGAGGCGATCTTCCTGTTCCACGCCACCACGCTGGTGTTCTTTTCTGGCTTTCCGGCCTGGCAGCAAAAGGGCGATGCGCTGTACTACGCCAGCTATTTCGCGGACAAGACCTTTAACCCCTTTGTCCCCTACCCGATCCTGGCCTTCTACTTCATTCTGCTGACACTGGTTGTTATCTCGGTGTTCGGTTTTGTGAACAAACAGCTGAACCGGCATCTGCCGCAAGAGCGGCGCAGCCGCACCAGGCTGAAGATCAACCTGATCCGCTGA